The following are encoded together in the Chaetodon trifascialis isolate fChaTrf1 chromosome 3, fChaTrf1.hap1, whole genome shotgun sequence genome:
- the pcsk1 gene encoding neuroendocrine convertase 1: protein MEVRCRPAVMCCVFAILCSVVPRSLELSYGDRQYLNEWAVEIPGGLAAARAIAKELDYQLVRQIGALEDHFLFKHRNHPSRMKRSAEHITRRLSEDDRVLWAEQQYEKRRNKRASLRECRDCPVDKLFDDPMWNQQWYLQDTRTSSSLPKLDLHVIPVWQKGITGKGVVITVLDDGLEWNHTDIYSNYDAAASYDFNDNDPDPFPRYDSTNENKHGTRCAGEIAMQADNNKCGVGVAYNSKVGGIRMLDGIVTDAIEASSIGFNPNHVDIYSASWGPNDDGKTVEGPGRLAQKAFEYGIQKGRGGKGSIFVWASGNGGRQGDNCDCDGYTDSIYTISISSASQQGLSPWYAEKCSSTLATAYSSGDYTDQRITSADLHNECTQTHTGTSASAPLAAGIFALALEQNPDLTWRDLQHIVVWTSEFDPLANNPGWKRNGAGLMVNSRFGFGLLNAKALVDLADPATWKHVPEKKQCIIRDDSFQPRELKAAGEITIEIPTKACAGQENAVHSLEHVQVEASIEYTRRGDLHITLTSPSGTSTVLLAERERDTSSNGFRNWDFMSVHTWGEDPAGTWTLKITDTSGRMENEGRILNWKLILHGTSEKPEHMKKPRVYIPYNAVQNDRRGVEHMDDMMEEPTQAFPPPKPETARASLPSNPEKEAEKPSNPPYSPSVALLRLLQTAFNRQTPVLQQPQSVARASSAWRKHQSSQSLPFPATRLPPQTLYQALDMINKYQGPENSVYSDYTDGFYSTKPYRHRDDRLLQALFDMIDD, encoded by the exons ATGGAAGTGAGATGTCGTCCAGCGgtgatgtgttgtgtttttgccaTCCTGTGCTCCGTGGTTCCCCGCTCGCTGGAGTTGTCTTACGGGGACAGGCAGTACCTGAACGAGTGGGCAGTGGAGATCCCAGGCGGACTTGCCGCCGCGAGGGCGATCGCCAAAGAGCTGGACTACCAGCTGGTCCGACAG attGGGGCCCTGGAAGACCACTTCTTGTTCAAACACCGCAATCACCCTAGCAGAATGAAACGAAGTGCCGAGCACATCACCAGGCGGCTGTCTGAGGACGATCGG GTGTTGTGGGCAGAGCAGCAGTATGAGAAACGTCGCAACAAACGAGCGTCCCTCAGGGAGTGCAGGGACTGCCCAGTGGATAAGCTGTTCGATGATCCCATGTGGAACCAGCAGTGGTACCTG CAAGACACACGGACGTCTTCCTCGCTGCCGAAGCTGGACCTGCATGTGATCCCCGTGTGGCAGAAAGGCATCACAGGAAAAGGAGTGGTCATCACCGTGCTGGATGACGGGCTGGAGTGGAACCACACAGACATCTACTCCAACTAC GATGCAGCAGCCAGCTACGATTTCAATGACAACGACCCGGACCCTTTCCCCAGATACGACTCCACTAATGAAAACAA GCATGGGACCAGGTGTGCAGGGGAGATCGCTATGCAGGCAGACAACAATAAATGTGGTGTTGGAGTGGCATACAACTCCAAGGTTGGAG gcATTCGTATGCTGGATGGGATTGTGACTGATGCAATCGAGGCCAGCTCTATTGGGTTCAATCCAAACCATGTAGACATCTACAGTGCCAGCTGGGGCCCCAATGATGATGGCAAGACAGTGGAGGGCCCTGGCCGCCTGGCTCAGAAGGCGTTTGAATACGGCATCCAGAAG GGCCGTGGTGGGAAAGGCTCTATCTTTGTTTGGGCATCAGGTAATGGTGGCCGGCAGGGCGATAACTGTGACTGTGACGGGTACACAGACAGCATCTACACTATCTCAATCAGCAGTGCCTCCCAGCAGGGTCTGTCCCCGTGGTACGCTGAGAAGTGCTCCTCCACTCTGGCTACAGCATACAGCAGTGGAGACTACACCGACCAGAGGATT ACAAGTGCTGATCTGCACAACGAGTGCACTCAGACTCACACTGGAACATCGGCCTCTGCCCCCCTGGCTGCTGGAATATTTGCCCTGGCACTCGAACAGAA tCCAGATCTCACCTGGAGAGACCTGCAGCACATTGTGGTCTGGACCTCAGAGTTTGATCCTTTGGCCAATAACCCGGGCTGGAAGAGGAATGGAGCAGGGCTGATGGTCAACAGCCGCTTCGGCTTTGGCCTCCTCAACGCTAAAGCCCTGGTGGACCTCGCTGACCCGGCTACCTGGAAGCATGTGCCTGAAAAGAAGCAATGTATCATCAGGGATGATTCTTTCCAGCCCAG ggagctgaaagcagcagggGAGATCACTATAGAGATTCCAACCAAAGCCTGTGCAGGGCAGGAGAACGCAGTCCACTCTTTGGAGCATGTGCAAGTGGAGGCCAGCATTGAATACACCAGGAGAGGGGACCTGCACATAACACTCACCTCCCCATCCG GTACCAGCACAGTGCTGCTGgctgagcgagagagagacacgtCCTCTAATGGATTCAGAAACTGGGACTTCATGTCCGTCCATACATGGGGAGAAGATCCTGCTGGTACATGGACCTTAAAGATCACAGATACA TCGGGCCGTATGGAGAATGAAGGTCGGATTTTGAACTGGAAGCTGATTCTTCATGGAACATCAGAGAAACCGGAGCACATGAAGAAACCTAGAGTGTACATTCCCTACAACGCTGTGCAGAATGACCGCCGGGGTGTGGAACATATGGATGACATGATGGAG GAGCCCACACAGGCCTTCCCACCTCCAAAGCCTGAGACTGCTCGAGCCTCCCTTCCTTCCAACCCAGAGAAGGAGGCCGAAAAGCCCTCAAATCCACCCTACTCCCCATCCGTGGCCCTGCTGCGCCTCCTTCAAACGGCCTTCAACAGGCAGACCCCTGTCTTGCAGCAGCCCCAGTCCGTAGCCAGGGCGTCCTCTGCCTGGAGGAAGCACCAGTCCAGCCAGAGCCTCCCTTTCCCTGCAACAAGACTCCCACCTCAGACGTTGTACCAGGCTCTGGACATGATCAACAAGTATCAGGGCCCCGAGAACAGTGTCTACAGTGACTACACTGATGGCTTCTACAGCACCAAGCCATACAGGCACCGAGATGACCGACTGCTGCAGGCGCTCTTTGACATGATAGATGATTAA